The following coding sequences are from one Caballeronia sp. SBC1 window:
- a CDS encoding MFS transporter, with the protein MSSHATSANDSKFKSVFRVVSGNFLEMYDFMVYGYYASAIAKTYFPSGNEFASLMLALSVFGAGFLMRPIGAIVLGAYIDHHGRRKGLILTLGLMAVGTLLVAVIPGYATIGVVAPIIVLLGRLLQGFSAGVELGGVSVYLSEIATKGNKGFYCSWQSGSQQVAVVFAALIGVGMSRILPPDQMTSWGWRVPFIIGCLIVPFLFIIRRSLQETEEFLARKHRPKMGEIMKSMLANWGIVLAGMGMVIMTTVSFYMITAYTPTFGKEVLKLSSIDALVVTVFVGLSNLVWLPLSGALSDRVGRRPVLLFFTILTILTAYPAVQWLVADPSFLRLLGVELWLSFLYGSYNGAMVVALTEVMPVEVRTTGFSLAYSLATTIGGFTPAISTYLIHATGNKAAPGAWMSLAAVCGLIATLILYRSTAARSQYKTA; encoded by the coding sequence ATGTCCTCACACGCTACGTCTGCAAACGACTCGAAATTCAAGTCGGTATTTCGAGTTGTCAGCGGAAATTTTCTCGAAATGTACGACTTCATGGTCTACGGCTATTACGCCTCGGCCATTGCCAAGACCTACTTCCCGAGCGGTAACGAATTTGCGTCGCTGATGCTCGCGTTGTCTGTATTCGGGGCAGGCTTCCTGATGAGGCCGATTGGCGCCATCGTGCTCGGCGCGTATATCGATCATCACGGAAGACGCAAGGGCCTGATCCTTACGCTGGGTTTGATGGCTGTCGGCACCTTGCTGGTTGCGGTGATTCCGGGGTACGCGACTATCGGCGTGGTGGCTCCGATCATCGTGTTACTCGGACGTCTGCTGCAAGGTTTCTCCGCTGGCGTAGAACTGGGTGGTGTGTCGGTGTATCTCTCCGAGATCGCGACCAAGGGCAACAAGGGCTTCTATTGCTCGTGGCAATCCGGTAGCCAGCAGGTAGCCGTTGTGTTCGCCGCGCTGATCGGTGTAGGCATGAGCCGCATCCTGCCGCCCGACCAGATGACGTCGTGGGGATGGCGCGTGCCGTTCATCATCGGCTGCCTGATCGTGCCGTTCCTGTTCATCATTCGCCGTTCGTTGCAGGAAACTGAAGAGTTCCTTGCACGCAAACACCGTCCGAAGATGGGCGAGATCATGAAGTCGATGCTCGCGAACTGGGGCATCGTGCTTGCAGGCATGGGCATGGTCATCATGACCACCGTATCGTTCTACATGATCACCGCCTACACGCCGACCTTCGGCAAGGAAGTGCTCAAGCTTTCCTCCATTGATGCACTGGTGGTGACGGTGTTTGTCGGCTTGTCGAACCTCGTGTGGCTGCCGCTCTCGGGTGCGTTGTCTGACCGTGTCGGACGCCGCCCTGTGCTGCTGTTCTTCACGATCCTGACCATTCTCACGGCGTATCCGGCCGTGCAGTGGCTGGTCGCCGATCCGTCGTTCCTGCGCTTGCTCGGCGTCGAGTTGTGGCTCTCGTTCCTGTACGGCAGCTATAACGGCGCGATGGTCGTGGCGCTCACCGAAGTCATGCCGGTCGAAGTCCGCACCACAGGGTTTTCGCTGGCGTATAGCCTGGCGACGACCATCGGCGGGTTCACGCCGGCCATCTCCACGTACCTGATTCACGCAACGGGTAACAAGGCGGCGCCGGGCGCGTGGATGTCCCTTGCCGCCGTCTGCGGGTTGATCGCGACGCTGATCCTGTATCGATCCACGGCAGCGCGCAGCCAATACAAGACGGCTTGA
- a CDS encoding quinone oxidoreductase yields the protein MKAIRIEQYGGPEVLIRQDIEVPQPGRGEVLVKVRCAGINFMDIHTRQGKYKVSRTYPVRIPCTLGMEGSGDVVKTGAGVTSFELGERVAWCISWGAYAEYAVVPAARLARIPDSIPYDLAAAAIFQGSTAHYLIDDVGHVSAGTTCLIHAASGGIGQLLVQLAKRRGATVFATASSEQKADVARRLGADHVMLYDDGRFADRVREATGGRGVDVVYDAVGRTTLRDSFRATRVRGLVVNYGSVSGSLNDLDPIELGESGSLFLTRPRLADHLADADTVQRRADDVFAALADGSLNIVISARYTFDKVEEAHAELEARRQVGKSVLMIG from the coding sequence ATGAAAGCGATACGCATAGAACAGTATGGCGGACCCGAAGTCCTGATTCGTCAGGATATCGAAGTTCCTCAGCCAGGGCGTGGAGAGGTGCTGGTCAAGGTCAGGTGCGCAGGCATCAACTTCATGGATATCCACACGCGCCAGGGGAAATACAAGGTATCGCGGACGTACCCCGTGAGAATTCCCTGCACGCTTGGCATGGAGGGTTCCGGCGATGTGGTTAAAACCGGCGCGGGTGTGACGTCGTTCGAACTGGGCGAGCGGGTTGCGTGGTGCATTTCGTGGGGCGCTTATGCCGAATACGCAGTCGTGCCGGCGGCACGGCTGGCGCGAATCCCCGATTCGATTCCCTATGACCTCGCCGCTGCCGCGATTTTCCAGGGGTCGACAGCACATTATCTGATCGACGATGTCGGTCATGTCAGCGCCGGCACCACGTGCCTGATCCATGCGGCGTCCGGCGGTATCGGCCAGTTGCTGGTGCAGCTTGCCAAGCGTCGCGGCGCGACGGTGTTTGCCACCGCCAGCAGCGAGCAGAAGGCGGATGTTGCTCGCAGGCTCGGTGCGGATCACGTGATGCTTTACGACGATGGCCGCTTTGCTGACCGGGTGCGGGAAGCGACCGGCGGCCGTGGCGTGGATGTGGTGTATGACGCGGTCGGTCGCACGACATTGCGCGACAGTTTCCGCGCCACGCGCGTGCGCGGGCTGGTCGTCAACTATGGATCGGTGTCGGGTTCGTTGAATGATCTCGATCCCATTGAACTGGGCGAAAGTGGTTCGCTGTTCCTGACGCGTCCGCGGCTGGCCGATCATCTCGCCGACGCGGACACAGTGCAGCGCCGCGCCGACGACGTGTTCGCGGCGCTCGCCGATGGCTCGCTGAACATCGTCATCAGCGCTCGCTATACGTTCGATAAGGTTGAAGAGGCGCATGCCGAGCTTGAGGCACGGCGCCAGGTGGGCAAGTCGGTATTGATGATTGGATAG
- a CDS encoding ABC transporter substrate-binding protein: MQFSPRFFTLACTLAALLCAASPAQAEKLTLMAGGTSKIVYLPLILASQLGYFKDEGLEFEILSQPAGVDTATELLAGAIQGAVGFYDHTIDLQSRGKDVEALVVFSKSAGLVELVSKKSSAGFNTMADAKGKTLGVTGLGSSTNFLTHYLAARAGLSPKEYSVLPVGSDDSFIAALNQGRIDAGMIEEPVASRLLASGDAKVLVDMRSAAGTAAALGGPYVGPCFYAQRSWVNTHRDEAQKLVRAMVRSLAFIASHSAEEITAKVPSDFYGPGTGKALYISALKSSMPMFTKDGRMPDGTPAAVLKVLTLANSSIDPRHIDLSRTYTNEFVDRVQLSAK; the protein is encoded by the coding sequence ATGCAGTTTTCCCCCCGCTTTTTCACGCTCGCTTGCACGCTGGCCGCTTTGTTGTGCGCCGCGTCGCCCGCCCAGGCGGAAAAGCTGACGCTGATGGCGGGAGGCACCTCCAAGATCGTCTATCTGCCTTTGATCCTCGCGTCACAACTCGGTTATTTCAAGGACGAAGGACTCGAATTCGAGATTTTGTCGCAGCCGGCCGGTGTCGATACCGCGACGGAACTGCTCGCCGGTGCGATCCAGGGCGCGGTCGGTTTCTACGATCACACCATCGACCTGCAGAGCCGCGGCAAGGATGTTGAAGCGCTGGTCGTGTTCAGCAAGAGCGCGGGGCTGGTCGAGCTGGTCTCGAAGAAATCCTCGGCGGGTTTCAACACCATGGCCGACGCGAAGGGCAAGACGCTGGGGGTGACGGGACTGGGATCGTCGACGAACTTCCTGACCCATTATCTTGCTGCCCGCGCCGGGTTGTCGCCGAAGGAATACTCGGTGTTGCCGGTGGGTTCCGACGACAGTTTCATCGCGGCCCTGAATCAGGGCCGTATCGACGCAGGCATGATCGAGGAGCCGGTTGCCAGCCGGCTGCTGGCCAGTGGCGACGCGAAAGTGCTGGTGGACATGCGTAGCGCCGCGGGCACTGCGGCTGCGCTGGGCGGCCCGTATGTGGGCCCGTGTTTCTACGCTCAGCGAAGCTGGGTCAACACGCACCGCGATGAAGCGCAGAAGCTCGTACGCGCCATGGTGCGCTCGCTTGCGTTCATTGCGAGCCATAGCGCGGAAGAGATAACGGCCAAGGTGCCGAGCGATTTTTATGGACCGGGAACGGGCAAGGCGCTTTATATCAGCGCCCTGAAGTCCTCCATGCCGATGTTTACGAAGGACGGGCGGATGCCTGACGGTACGCCCGCTGCGGTGCTGAAGGTGCTTACGCTGGCCAACTCGTCGATCGATCCGCGCCATATTGATCTGTCGAGGACCTACACGAACGAGTTCGTCGACCGCGTGCAACTGAGTGCCAAATAA
- a CDS encoding MetQ/NlpA family ABC transporter substrate-binding protein, with protein MQRRFILKLAAVFSASALLANVAQADETIKVGVTGGPHAQVMEVVKQVAAKNGLNIKIVEFADYVQPNAALASGDLDANSYQHAPYLDAQVKDRGYKLIKIADTVTFPMGIYSKKFKSLAQLPVGARIAVPNDPTNGGRALLLLQKNGLLKLRADAGLKATPLDIVDNPRKLKIVELDAAQIPRSLADVDAAAINTNFAMEAGLKPKQDAIAIEDPNGPYSNIIAIRAVDKDKPWVAKLVAAYHSPEVKQFIEAKYAGAVIAAW; from the coding sequence ATGCAACGTCGATTCATTCTCAAGCTGGCCGCTGTCTTCAGCGCTTCAGCATTGCTCGCTAACGTCGCGCAAGCCGATGAAACCATCAAGGTAGGCGTGACCGGCGGTCCGCACGCACAGGTCATGGAAGTCGTGAAGCAGGTCGCCGCAAAGAATGGCCTGAACATCAAGATTGTTGAATTCGCCGATTACGTCCAGCCGAATGCGGCGCTGGCATCGGGCGATCTCGACGCAAACAGCTATCAGCACGCGCCGTATCTCGACGCACAGGTGAAGGACCGCGGCTACAAGCTGATCAAGATCGCCGATACAGTCACGTTCCCCATGGGCATCTATTCGAAGAAGTTCAAGTCGCTGGCGCAGTTGCCGGTCGGCGCGCGCATTGCCGTGCCGAACGACCCGACCAACGGTGGCCGGGCGCTCTTGCTGCTGCAAAAGAACGGTTTGCTGAAGTTGCGCGCCGATGCAGGCTTGAAAGCAACGCCGCTCGACATTGTCGATAACCCGAGAAAGCTGAAGATTGTTGAACTCGACGCCGCGCAAATCCCGCGCTCGCTCGCGGATGTGGACGCCGCCGCGATCAACACGAACTTCGCCATGGAAGCCGGGTTGAAGCCGAAGCAGGACGCGATCGCGATTGAAGATCCGAACGGCCCATACTCGAACATCATCGCGATTCGTGCCGTGGACAAGGACAAGCCGTGGGTGGCAAAACTCGTGGCCGCCTATCACTCGCCGGAAGTGAAGCAGTTCATTGAGGCGAAGTACGCGGGCGCGGTGATCGCCGCCTGGTAA
- a CDS encoding methionine ABC transporter permease: protein MLSEMFDMFVQSFWETLVMVGISGLVGAALGLPLGVLLYLTDRDGVLRNLAVNRVMGGVVNAVRSTPFIILLVAVIPFTRLVVGSSIGTMAAVVPLTIAAAPFIARLVETALREVDRGLIEAAQSMGATTSQIVFKVLLPESMPGVVAGLTITFVSLVGYSAMAGAIGGGGLGDLGIRYGYQRFLPEVMLTVVVILIVFVQLVQSFGDWLVRRLSHK from the coding sequence ATGTTGAGTGAAATGTTCGATATGTTTGTCCAGTCGTTCTGGGAAACGCTCGTGATGGTGGGCATTTCCGGGCTGGTCGGCGCGGCCTTGGGGCTGCCGTTGGGCGTGCTGCTGTATCTCACCGACCGCGACGGCGTGTTGCGCAATCTCGCGGTGAACCGGGTCATGGGCGGCGTCGTGAATGCGGTGCGTTCAACACCGTTTATCATTCTGCTCGTCGCGGTGATCCCGTTCACGCGGCTGGTGGTCGGCTCGTCGATCGGAACCATGGCCGCGGTTGTGCCGCTGACTATCGCGGCCGCGCCGTTCATCGCGCGGTTGGTCGAAACTGCCCTGCGCGAGGTCGATCGCGGGTTGATTGAAGCGGCGCAGTCCATGGGCGCAACCACGAGCCAGATCGTGTTCAAGGTGTTGTTGCCCGAGTCCATGCCGGGCGTTGTTGCCGGTTTGACGATTACGTTCGTGTCACTGGTCGGGTATTCGGCAATGGCCGGCGCAATCGGCGGCGGCGGTCTGGGCGACTTGGGCATTCGCTACGGGTATCAGCGGTTTTTGCCGGAAGTGATGCTGACGGTGGTGGTGATCCTGATCGTCTTCGTGCAGCTTGTGCAGTCGTTCGGCGACTGGCTCGTGCGTCGTCTGAGCCACAAATAA
- a CDS encoding methionine ABC transporter ATP-binding protein, with protein sequence MIEIRNLSQRFAGPRGWIEALHNVNLTIPPGEVFGIIGRSGAGKSTLVRTINLLTRPSEGSVIVDGRDLTTLPAAQLRTARRDIGMIFQHFNLLSSRTVFDNVALPLELAGMKRGEIEATVLPLLELVGLTTQKDRYPAQISGGQKQRVGIARALASKPKVLLSDEATSALDPETTRSILDLLRKINKELGLTIVLITHQMDVIKQVCDRVAVLDAGRVVEEGNVVDVFMQPHHEVTRALLGDVIAHDLPPALKLRVAERLKTGGHLLRLAFTGSGVDQPILSETIRRFELDFNILHGQIDEIQGQAFGSLAVLAAGKPANVAEAVAYLREQGVVVEEMSHVE encoded by the coding sequence ATGATCGAAATACGCAATCTTTCGCAACGTTTCGCTGGCCCACGAGGCTGGATCGAAGCGCTGCATAACGTCAATTTGACGATTCCGCCGGGCGAAGTGTTTGGCATCATCGGCCGCAGCGGCGCCGGTAAAAGTACGCTGGTGCGCACCATCAACCTGCTGACGCGGCCAAGCGAAGGCAGCGTGATCGTGGACGGCCGCGACCTCACCACGCTGCCCGCCGCGCAATTGCGTACGGCACGCCGTGACATCGGCATGATCTTCCAGCACTTCAACTTGCTGTCGTCGCGTACGGTGTTCGACAACGTCGCGCTGCCGCTCGAACTCGCCGGCATGAAGCGCGGCGAGATCGAGGCGACCGTGTTGCCGCTGCTGGAACTCGTCGGGCTCACCACGCAAAAAGATCGTTATCCCGCCCAGATCAGCGGTGGCCAGAAGCAGCGCGTGGGGATCGCCCGGGCGCTTGCCAGCAAGCCGAAAGTGCTGCTCTCCGACGAAGCCACTTCCGCTCTCGATCCTGAAACCACACGCTCTATTCTTGATCTGCTGCGCAAGATCAACAAGGAACTCGGCCTGACGATCGTGCTGATCACGCATCAGATGGACGTGATCAAGCAGGTCTGCGATCGCGTCGCGGTGCTCGATGCCGGTCGCGTGGTTGAGGAAGGCAATGTAGTCGATGTCTTCATGCAGCCGCACCACGAAGTCACGCGCGCGTTGCTTGGTGACGTGATCGCGCACGATTTGCCGCCCGCGCTGAAGCTGCGCGTGGCCGAGCGTTTGAAAACCGGCGGCCATCTGCTGCGGCTCGCGTTCACCGGCTCCGGCGTCGACCAGCCGATCCTCTCTGAAACAATCCGCCGCTTCGAACTGGATTTCAACATCCTTCACGGCCAGATCGATGAGATCCAGGGCCAGGCGTTCGGCTCGCTGGCAGTACTCGCGGCCGGAAAGCCGGCGAACGTGGCCGAGGCCGTTGCGTATCTGCGTGAACAAGGTGTGGTGGTGGAGGAGATGTCCCATGTTGAGTGA
- a CDS encoding NADPH-dependent FMN reductase has product MSLKSFEFRRPLVVGIGGTTRAASSTERALRLALRGAEAEGARTRLFGGTFLHSLPHYAPEHGERSAEQLELIEAVREADAVIIATPGYHGGVSGLVKNALDTLEELRDDKRPYLDGRAVGCVVTAYGWQGGGAVLTSLRSIVHALRGWPTPYGAAVNSLETRFETIDSCSDPKVAEQLATVGRQAAQFALAFNARDALGDLDLRDGGSGGSAAIAQAIID; this is encoded by the coding sequence ATTTCGTTGAAGAGCTTTGAATTTCGCCGGCCGCTCGTGGTCGGCATTGGCGGCACGACCCGCGCGGCCTCATCGACTGAACGCGCACTTCGCCTCGCGCTGCGCGGCGCTGAAGCCGAAGGCGCGCGCACGCGTCTGTTTGGCGGCACGTTCCTGCACTCGCTCCCTCACTACGCGCCGGAACACGGCGAACGCTCGGCGGAACAGCTCGAATTGATTGAGGCGGTGCGCGAAGCGGATGCGGTCATCATCGCGACGCCGGGATACCACGGCGGCGTCTCGGGGCTGGTCAAGAACGCACTGGACACGCTGGAGGAACTCCGCGACGACAAGCGTCCCTACCTCGACGGCCGCGCGGTGGGTTGCGTGGTGACGGCTTATGGATGGCAAGGTGGTGGTGCCGTGCTTACGTCCCTACGCTCGATCGTGCATGCGCTGCGTGGCTGGCCGACACCGTACGGTGCGGCGGTCAATTCGCTGGAAACGCGCTTCGAGACGATTGATTCCTGCTCGGACCCGAAGGTCGCGGAGCAATTGGCGACGGTGGGCCGGCAGGCTGCGCAGTTTGCGCTGGCGTTTAATGCCCGGGACGCGCTGGGTGATCTGGATCTGCGTGATGGAGGCTCTGGAGGCTCCGCCGCAATCGCACAGGCAATCATCGATTGA